In one window of Chryseobacterium sp. JV274 DNA:
- a CDS encoding recombinase family protein — MKKADLYIRVSTDEQADKGYSQRDQEERLKRYCENNNIKVGQIIYEDYSAKTFIRPEWIKLLDTLKKKSSKTDLLLFTKWDRFSRNAGDAYQMINILRKINVEPQAIEQPLDLSIPENKMMLAIYLAAPEVENDRRALNTYYGMRRAKKEGRLMGRAPYGYANRITENGKKYVIPKEPEASNMKWAFNEMSKGVYSASQIMDMMNRKEGKPVKISAFLASLRNTAYCGKIYVEQFNEEEAHFVKSIHEPLISEELFEKVQCIMDGNVNPARPNVKVLSDDNLPLRGFLVCPECGHLITGSASTGRSGNKYYYYHCQSPCSYRYKSEIINSKFLEILQSLEMRACIKNYLKKVLKQNFEKLINNPQRERKAILLEIDRLNSKLKQARNKLMEEVIDDEDYLEIKTDCKRQIEKLEAKLTKGKDNKKIDFQKLLDQALSNLVDLAKVYTDGDIEVKRKIIGSIFPEKLQFSENHYRTIRPNVLLSYIYQINNELGVKKNRKKSELSPFSGLVPRTGIEPVLLRTGV, encoded by the coding sequence ACTGATGAGCAGGCAGATAAGGGATACTCGCAAAGAGATCAGGAGGAACGATTAAAACGTTATTGTGAAAACAATAACATTAAAGTAGGTCAAATCATTTATGAAGATTACTCAGCCAAGACTTTTATCAGGCCAGAGTGGATTAAATTACTGGATACGCTAAAGAAAAAAAGCTCAAAAACGGATCTGCTGCTTTTTACAAAATGGGATCGCTTCAGCAGGAACGCTGGCGATGCGTATCAAATGATTAACATACTTAGGAAAATTAACGTTGAACCGCAGGCCATTGAGCAACCTTTAGATCTTTCAATTCCTGAAAATAAAATGATGCTGGCTATATATCTTGCTGCACCGGAAGTTGAAAACGACAGGCGCGCTCTGAATACTTATTATGGAATGCGCCGTGCTAAAAAAGAAGGCAGATTAATGGGGAGGGCACCTTATGGCTACGCTAACAGAATAACGGAGAACGGGAAAAAGTATGTAATCCCGAAGGAACCAGAAGCTTCCAATATGAAATGGGCATTCAATGAAATGTCCAAAGGCGTGTATTCAGCGAGCCAGATCATGGATATGATGAACAGAAAAGAAGGAAAGCCAGTTAAGATAAGTGCCTTTCTTGCAAGTTTACGCAATACCGCATATTGCGGAAAAATTTACGTGGAGCAATTCAATGAAGAGGAGGCTCATTTTGTTAAAAGTATTCATGAACCTTTGATCAGTGAAGAACTATTCGAAAAAGTTCAATGTATAATGGATGGAAATGTGAATCCAGCCAGACCTAATGTAAAAGTACTGTCTGACGATAATTTGCCATTAAGAGGTTTCCTTGTGTGTCCGGAATGTGGTCATTTGATTACAGGTAGTGCCTCTACGGGACGTTCTGGAAATAAATATTATTACTATCATTGCCAGTCCCCGTGTTCATACCGTTACAAATCTGAGATTATTAATTCTAAATTTTTAGAAATATTGCAGTCATTGGAAATGCGCGCATGTATAAAAAATTATTTGAAAAAAGTGTTGAAGCAAAATTTTGAAAAATTAATCAATAATCCCCAAAGAGAAAGGAAAGCAATTCTATTAGAAATAGATCGTTTAAACAGTAAATTGAAACAGGCAAGAAATAAACTGATGGAGGAAGTAATTGATGATGAAGATTATCTTGAAATTAAGACCGATTGTAAAAGGCAAATTGAAAAGCTCGAAGCTAAATTAACTAAAGGAAAGGATAATAAGAAAATAGATTTTCAAAAACTACTAGACCAAGCATTATCGAACCTAGTAGACCTTGCGAAAGTCTATACTGATGGGGATATCGAGGTAAAACGTAAAATAATTGGTTCGATATTTCCTGAAAAATTGCAATTTTCAGAAAATCATTATCGAACCATCCGACCCAATGTTTTGCTCTCTTATATATACCAGATAAACAATGAGTTAGGTGTGAAAAAAAACCGGAAAAAAAGTGAATTATCACCTTTCTCCGGTCTTGTACCCAGGACCGGGATCGAACCGGTACTCCTAAGAACTGGTGTTTGA